The DNA region aagaatttgttcttaactgacttgcctagttaaataaaggttaaataaataaatataaataaaaacagTGGAAACTAAACTGCTGACATCAATAAATTACAAACCTGCCGTGCTGGATGTACTCCGTATCGAACTCCAGGTTATGAAAGAGAGCCTTGAGATGAGTGATGACAAAATTTGGACACTGGAGAAGGATCTGCTAAAACCCACaaggcacagacatcagttcaatgtCAGGTTTTGATTGACATTTGGCTAAGTTGTCAACTAATTTCAACATGAAATCAATAAAACATTTCCTGCAATGctacacattttgccaaaggatggaggcaaatgtttgcagtttttaatatgataactgatgatcaatgggccccaccccggtcagtaattcgaccatgcttattacaagtttagatagctggctgctagactaatttaccaatctacaaatattttgctgacatgggctaattgagtaactgctgatgcacaaacaAATTTCGAAAttacaccttgtgtattctattattctaactctgaACAGAaagttgagaccccaactgagttACAAAAAATTGCTCCGCAAGCCTACAAAAggggggccgccagttgcccatccctggtctagacCAATCTTTGTCTTCAATATTGACGATAAATGATACGGCTGAGAGACCTAGAACCTCTACATGTCAACCTAAATCAAACTGGCTTTATACAAAATGGACAAACTCAAGATAATATAAGAAGAACCCTCCATATCATGAATACTATAGACATAGAAAAGAAGAGCCCCTTTCTAGTAAGCCTCAATGCGGAAAAAGCATTTGACTCTGTAAACTGGAACTTCCTCTTTGCCACAATGGGAAAATGTGGCTTCAACGAATCAAAAAGTATCATCTGAACGCTATACTCCAAATCTCATGCTAAAGTGGAAGTAAATGGTCAACTATCAAAGAAAATAAACCTAGAAAGGAGCGCAAGACAAGGTTGCCTACTATCCCCACTCCTCTTTGCCCTCTACATCAAATCATCAAACCACTTGCCCAATccacaaaacacaaaaaaacaaagtaccggtagtgtgtgtgtgtgtgtgtgtgtgtgtgtgtgtttgtgtgtagttaTGTAATATGTGCATTGTGTATTTCCCGGTCATGCAGACACTGCCTCCACAGCCACCCCACCTACTCCAGTCATGGCCAGGAATCTACTGAAGAACCCAGCTGGGGAAGGTATAAAaacacatctgtctgtctgtctgtagggataGGTGAAAGCACATTTCCAATAGGCATTCTCCAAAGTGCTTTCAGAGGAGTGACTCTCGTTTGACTGTTGAGATGGTGTCGGCAGAGAGTGACTCAACACTTTCCTCCCAGAGCAGATGGAATTCTGGGAGCTGACAGAGAATGGCGGGAGCCAATGGCAGGTGGAAGAGATGCCGGGAGACTGTGGCCACGGTTTCGGTGACGATGGAGTGACCAAATACTTCAGTACCTCCTTTGAGTGAGTAACTGAACAAGGTCACAAAGTCAGGCCTGTGTATAGAATGCGGTCCAATTCACAATCCTCCTCTCTGAAGTGTGCAATCGTTCATGGATAAAAAAGGATTGGAGTAGTGTaggaaatatggtggaaactcccttaCACCAATCAATGCTTTTAAAACCATTGTGGGGTGTGACCAATGCAAACTTGGGATAGGTAGAAAATGAGAAGTTGGGAATGCAGTCACAGGGTTCATCTTTACCACCAACATAGTGACTGTGAGTGTGCAAGTATGTGTCTGTGGATgtttgtgtgtgggagtgtgagaacaactctctccctctctgtctatgTTGTCTCTGTTTCTGTGTTAGGCTGTGTCTGAAGAGGCAGGTGGTTGACCTACTGGCAGAGGGCTATGCTCCTGATGACCTCGATGCCCAGCCAGCTGTCACTGTGGAAGActggtgagtcacacacacaaagcacacaggcatgcacatatCGTTTAGGACAGCCGTTGCAGCTCAGCTAACACCGGcaccaaatgtgtgtgtgtgtgtgtgtaggtacagTGGGAGGACAGACAGTGGGTGCACCTACCAGTTGACAGTGTGTCTGTTGGATGAGAATGAGGAAATTCTTCAGGAATTTAAACCAGAATCTGTCACCCTGGACCCAGATTGTGATGACTGCTCCTGGAAACAGGTATTGTGGGAAAGCTCAAAATCGCATAATATGATCACTTCTCATATTTCTCATCACATCCATTTCTCATATTTCTCATCACATCCATTTCTCATCTTTCTCATTTCCAGGTGAACCACACTTTCTCTGACTACGGTCCTGGCCTGCGCCTTATCTCGTTTGAACACGGAGGACAGGACACCAAGTACTGGGACGGCTGGTTTGGAGTCCGAGTCACTGGGAGCTCTGTTATTGTAGAGGTCTGAGAGACGAAGGCGGCGGCAGttatggagaggaggggagattaggagagaggggaggggaggagagagggaaattgAGACCGGGAGTAAAGCAATATGAAAAAGAAGGAGAACAAGAGAAAGGAGGAGTTGAGAGGACCAGTAATGCCCTGTGCACCATCCTTACATAGCAGTGAATAAAAATGCATGCCTAAGATGCAGTAGTATCCACTCAATAGCTGCTTCAGAAACGTATGGCACGAGCAAGACCTGCAAGCTTGGACCTTTAGTGCTCAATAACACTGTAGAAACCATTACAATATACAGATTAAGTATTCTCCCACTGTAGCTTTATAAACAAAGTTATGAATGAGTTATAAATGACTAACACATATACTACTAAATGAGATGGGGTGAGTGAGGGTCTAACTGctacctatggacagatacactATAGGGTTCAGTTTGTCCTGGTGGTCTTATCATCAGCTAGGTTTATTTTCTAGGTTAAGTGGTGTGTAAGGGCTCATTGCAGAGTGATCACTGATCATACATACAGAGGTTGTTGTAACCAATGAATAGAATGGTTGTAACATCTCACAGATTAGGATTGTAACGTATGCATTCTTTTGATCAGAACTGTATCTAATCCACACTAACCAGGTTCACTTATCAGGTTCTTCACAATGCAAATGAGAGCCGCATtgaccaaataaaataaaaacaatcaatCAAGGATTTCACTAGTCTGTTCTTGTATTACATTTTCATCTGAAAATCCATGTAGGTAAATCATATAAGGCAATCACTGCGAGTCTTAATTTGCCATAAGATGTACTTCCATTGTAAAGGGAGTTTTTGCAATCTTATCTCTCCCAGTGTTGACTTTCAGGGtcaacactgtcacacacacaaataaatacGCTCGCACAGAATCTGTCTGTGGAACACCTTGGTATGTATGCGTGCATCTATGTCTCTACGTGTATGTGTTTGCGTGACATGGAGTCATTATTGGAGAAGAGAGGCATTTATAGAGCtctgtaaagctgtcatcaagaagggcaatagaggagatgagaggttacagagagagggatgagaactGATTCCACTGGCAGACACTACAGAGAAAGAAAGATTATTCTCATGACACCCATGTCTGACCAACCCCAGAGACAGCTGTCTGTATGGAGTGAGATCATGCACATCTatagcaggggagaggagagatagaggagagacaggatgggaagagagaggagagacaggggatgGGTGTTTTTGATGTGATGACACACACGTTTCTGGCTGTCAATCGCAGTCCTGTTATGATCACTTCTTGGGGCAGGTATTGTTTCAGTCTTAGACAAGTCAAATAAGTCTGTTATCAACCTCATTAAGGAGTCTTCAAGTGTTACAGTTATGTGTAGATAAACCCAAGATCTAGAGACCTACATCTGGATCAAGTTAAATTGGTTGGAATCAAACACCCAGTGCACATTTTAAAATCACAAGGTTTATTAAAACCATGCTTTaaaaacagaacaaaacagaatGACAGTGTATCAAACACTAACCAACATAACGATAAAGGTGGTAAGCCTAGTTAAGATTGTCACAATAACAGTGTGGAAGTGGACAGATAAAACTAGGATGCAGTAATATGGACTGAACTGTATCAGAGCGACATATTAGCCTGTTTTATACAGAGTGCTGTACAGTCATTGTAGTACACAAACAATAGGCTACTCTAAAACAACAAAGTGTGTTTTAGGCAATACGGGGTGAAGGGTGATGTCTAGCTTTGGCTTGGACTGAAAACAGTGGTAGCACCTCAGATCCATAACATCCATACTTATAAATAGATTACACCAATGGGTGGGCATATCTAGTCCTGTAGGGGCGCAATCTGTGTAGGCTTTCGTTCCAGCCCTGCAATACACCTGGTTTAAATGATTGTGGTCTACATTAAAGACAACTTGAATAGTTGAATTCAGATACTGGAGCTGGCCTGGTACAAAAGCCTGGCCATCTCATGTGGCCCTCTGGGACTGGAACTGGACACCTCTTCATTACACGGGCCTTCTCTGTATATAGAATATGGGTGATGTCTTTCCTTGTTACATTCACAATGCAACGTATGTCCACTTATGACAACATATGGAGCATGCTGATAACCAATGGCTATATCCCCAGTGTTTGAGTCTGTCTGCGTGTTATTGTCCTTACACGCCATGCACTAAAACTGTGTTTTGACTGGCGCAGTGACAACATTACACATACCAGAAAACACAACATTTTCAGCGCATGAGGACAGGAAAGGCAACAGTGATCCACATTATTCTTATTTCTATGGTGATCACTACATAACAGGACCAAGATGGACATGTCCCTCGGCTAAATCATTCACAGTTAGTGCtaagcgattagtgctttttgaggtcggttcggttttggttcgattatttaaaaaataatcacggttttGGATTTCGGTTTTGATtatttgggttgaatgctgtaacacagaataaaacaatttataaaagtcccatgatggtagtgactgctcattactgcttatcacttattaaccatttattcactttactttaataaaatatttttatGACCGCTGAATACCAACGATCAATCACTTAGATAatttattttcaggtagagatacctcgggAAGTAAAAGctgctctctatatcccctcATGATTGTGTATTCTTCTGCCTCTTCTgtagcaggtgtaaaagaaaGACCTGACAAGtagatgcgcaatggattatggtgaTTGTAGTTACTTACCATGTTTTATGCACTAAACTATGtcgaatattggcctgttggaaactacaattCCCTACTAAATCGCACAGTTCAAGCTgaatctgatttatctctagagaaactgtgcaatgtgcgcattgtgctcacagaaaaaaacagaacgaaatggaattcaaataattgaacccaAGTAGGTCAATTTGTTGTTTaaaaaccataaaataacagacaCTTCGggctaatcgctcagcactattcACAGTTCAACGTGTCTGTATGATATGTTAGAAATACAATTGTTTTACTGGTTGAGACTGTAGTTGAACTGTGGGACAGGGCTGCTGGAGGTTAGGGTTTATGGTCCTGGGGGGCCGTGGGGGCCGTGGGGAGGTTGTCAGTGCGCCAGTCACTCTCCCTGGGACTGCATCTGCTTACAAAAGGCCTCAAACTGCTGCTGCTCCAGCTCTGTCATCACCTTATTCAGGGCGTAGAtctaaaatacacacacacaacaatgaaGATCAGCCAACTAGCAGTAGCATCATAAAGCAGGGGGAAAATATGTGTGTAGGCTAACTGGCTAATTATTGTAGATTATCCTTATCACTGAAACACGTCATTTGACTTCTCTGCAGAAGCTTGAGCAGTTTGAACTAATTCGACCACCCATTGAATTGCAGCCAGTCAGCCACCACTGAGTACTGTCGAATGACATGTTTGACAGACTGGTCAGTCTTTTTCCACTTTAGCCAACTCTTGTCATTTAGCTAGTTTGAAAGATACTGCCATCCAAGCAAGCCAATGTTGTGTGACTTTACCTCTGCCCGCTGTCGTTGTTTCTCTTCCTGCTGGGCAGATTTCTGCTTGGCCCTGTCGCCGCGAGTAGGAGTAGAGTTCAACTTCGGCTTGTCTTTGCGACAGGCGGGCTCCATGGTTACTCACTGACAGCCACCAGACAGCACAATGACTCGATCAACTCGATCTGAAGTAAGATTGAAAGCATAATCAAAGTAATCATGTGAAAAAATAACTAATGGACAGTGCGTTCAACAATTCATACTACTGTGTCCACAAAAAAATACACGGTAAGCTTATAATTTTTGCTACCTAACCTAGCTAAATTAGCTAATGTAGCTAGCATTCCACTTCTAACGTTAGCAGCTGCGTTAACCAGAGAGCACTTAAACTtgccagctagctagccacaGCTTTAGCacaaaaacataaacacagaCAATCAAATTACGTTTCTTTGAAAGGTATCTGGTATTAAAAACACTCACGTTCAATAAGATCTCAGATTGTCAACACAGACAGTGCATACAACAACAGTCGGCTGTTCAAAACACTGAGGTAAAAAACAGCTGTTTGGAAGGAAACCGTGTGCAACCAGAAAATAACCCCGGAATGGTTCACAGTTATAGGACGTACCAACATTCTGTTCCTACCTGAGATAACTTGAACGGAAATAACAGCTAACGGCCAAATAACGTCTGTCTTTAGTTTTATTTATTCACATTAGAATAACCACTTAACGTGTCCAGTTTTTAATCACATAAATCTAATGACCTGTTGCAGTTTACATCAGAGGACAAAGTCTATACAGACGACTAATAATCGACCAAAAGATGTCGCTCTTGCCCCACTGATAAAACTGTAATTTACAGTATTGAACATAACAGAAATATCCCATTTTATAGGTTACCTCAtagttacagttttttacaatcactttggcactaatttcagaaccttgacgtcatttttcaaaactatagacacaaaactcacaaccaatgatcaaaatgcacatttttcaaaactctaacacttttttcaattgcttggatacaatacacataaaactaagataatttgttcatttaacaaaaatcacctgttcaatatgacacaacttaacagcaaagtactactatttcaaaaggcaattcacacattaaatttcagatgagtgtctattcatttcattacaattatccaactatcaattgatacaactgctcaaaatgataagtactgtaactgttgcattactcttaatgcatagttgtatggaaacagacaaacaatattccatgtttagatcataaaagtttcaagataacgagattcattgtcaccaattagcgtggagcatgaaccaattagactacattatctatggatgtaatatttcatcatcattctttatcagacaccgtttctatggtcccatgtaccaccttttcagactatttacagtattgacagtactgcactgtatggatgcaggcccttgtaattgcttgttcaattctgccaactcgttactgatgattgagttcacattgtggaacgagtatataaagaattgattgggatccacttgcaacaacatagcgatatgtactgta from Coregonus clupeaformis isolate EN_2021a chromosome 12, ASM2061545v1, whole genome shotgun sequence includes:
- the LOC121577685 gene encoding small vasohibin-binding protein — its product is MEPACRKDKPKLNSTPTRGDRAKQKSAQQEEKQRQRAEIYALNKVMTELEQQQFEAFCKQMQSQGE
- the fbxo2 gene encoding F-box only protein 2 — encoded protein: MARNLLKNPAGEEQMEFWELTENGGSQWQVEEMPGDCGHGFGDDGVTKYFSTSFELCLKRQVVDLLAEGYAPDDLDAQPAVTVEDWYSGRTDSGCTYQLTVCLLDENEEILQEFKPESVTLDPDCDDCSWKQVNHTFSDYGPGLRLISFEHGGQDTKYWDGWFGVRVTGSSVIVEV